One part of the Hydrogenobacter sp. T-2 genome encodes these proteins:
- a CDS encoding GNAT family N-acetyltransferase, which produces MNIKLKLLTPDDVTPEYLEWLSDPDINQYLESRWSSYTLEDLRNYVKSVNNSNNFLFGIFLQDSKHIGNVKLGNINWIHRYADIGIIIGDKSCWGKGYGTKAIELATEYAFTELNLKHIMAGIYANNIASYKAFLKAGYREVGRFTKRRFYKGNYVDEIIMEKVKT; this is translated from the coding sequence ATGAATATAAAACTAAAACTCTTAACACCAGATGATGTGACGCCTGAGTATCTTGAATGGTTGAGTGATCCTGATATAAACCAGTATTTAGAGTCAAGATGGAGCTCATATACTCTGGAAGATTTGCGGAACTATGTAAAGTCTGTTAATAACTCAAATAATTTCCTATTTGGAATATTCTTGCAAGATAGTAAGCATATAGGAAATGTAAAATTAGGTAATATAAATTGGATTCATAGGTATGCAGATATTGGCATAATAATAGGAGACAAGAGTTGTTGGGGGAAAGGTTATGGAACAAAAGCCATAGAACTTGCTACAGAATATGCTTTTACAGAGCTAAATTTAAAACACATAATGGCAGGTATTTACGCAAACAATATAGCATCCTACAAAGCATTTTTAAAAGCTGGCTACAGAGAGGTAGGTAGGTTTACCAAAAGGAGGTTTTACAAAGGTAATTATGTTGATGAAATAATTATGGAAAAGGTCAAAACATGA
- the pseC gene encoding UDP-4-amino-4,6-dideoxy-N-acetyl-beta-L-altrosamine transaminase, with protein sequence MIPYGRQYIDQEDIEAVVEVLRSDYITQGPRIEAFERALASYCGVDYAVAFNSGTSALYCIYKALGLKEGDEFITTPITFTATVSMGVMLGAKPVFCDIEPDTGNMDVNLLESLITERTKLIVSVHYAGHPVDMERVWQVAEKYGLYVVEDACHALGSDYKGHKTGSCKYSHATVFSFHPVKHITTGEGGAVLTKSYELYEKMLRCRNHGMVRGEDWEYAIEFPSFNFRITDIQCALGISQLKKLNHFVQRRRHLAELYKEKLGALESLSLLVEKPYAYHSYHLYPIKLTDKERRREVFKNLRAQGIGVQVHYIPIYWHPFMEKLGYKKGLCPTAEDFYQREISLPMYPALKEEELELVVKRLRSLIDG encoded by the coding sequence ATGATTCCTTACGGTAGGCAGTATATAGACCAAGAGGACATAGAGGCGGTTGTGGAGGTTCTGAGGTCTGACTATATCACGCAGGGTCCAAGGATAGAAGCCTTTGAGAGGGCTTTGGCAAGCTATTGCGGTGTGGACTATGCGGTAGCCTTTAACTCTGGCACTTCTGCCTTGTATTGCATTTACAAAGCCTTAGGGCTAAAGGAGGGGGATGAGTTTATAACTACTCCTATAACCTTTACTGCTACGGTCTCTATGGGGGTTATGCTTGGTGCAAAGCCAGTCTTTTGTGATATAGAACCAGATACGGGAAACATGGATGTAAACCTATTGGAGAGTCTGATAACAGAAAGGACAAAGCTCATAGTGTCTGTTCACTACGCTGGGCATCCTGTGGATATGGAAAGGGTCTGGCAGGTGGCTGAGAAATACGGGCTTTATGTGGTGGAAGATGCCTGCCACGCTCTTGGTTCTGATTATAAGGGTCATAAAACGGGCTCTTGCAAGTATTCGCACGCTACGGTTTTCAGCTTTCATCCGGTAAAGCACATAACCACAGGAGAAGGGGGTGCGGTGCTAACTAAAAGTTATGAACTCTACGAAAAGATGTTAAGGTGCAGAAATCACGGAATGGTAAGAGGTGAAGACTGGGAGTATGCTATAGAGTTTCCATCCTTTAACTTCCGAATAACGGATATTCAGTGTGCCTTGGGGATTTCACAGCTAAAAAAACTCAACCACTTTGTCCAGAGGAGAAGACATTTAGCGGAGCTATACAAAGAAAAACTTGGAGCTTTAGAAAGCCTAAGTCTTTTGGTAGAAAAGCCATACGCATACCATTCCTATCATCTCTATCCTATAAAGCTAACTGACAAAGAAAGGAGGAGGGAAGTTTTCAAAAACCTCAGGGCACAAGGCATAGGAGTTCAGGTTCACTACATTCCCATCTACTGGCATCCCTTTATGGAAAAACTTGGATACAAAAAGGGACTTTGCCCTACTGCGGAGGACTTTTACCAAAGAGAGATAAGCCTGCCCATGTATCCTGCACTAAAGGAAGAGGAGCTTGAGTTGGTGGTGAAAAGGTTGAGGAGCTTGATAGATGGTTAA
- a CDS encoding aldo/keto reductase codes for MVNKLILGTANFGMNYGIAFGRQVPKEEVFRILDLAVEEGFYGVDTAQAYGTAEKILGEYFWKKGRSLRIVTKLPNKEYECYEDFKMATIKSIENLRVDRIDYLLIHSFDTFKRNKNLTIESLELLKTEGLIDNFGISVYHPYEFLEFIEALGGYFTVELPLNIFDQRFTSHINEWKSKGIKIIARSIFLQGLFFIEEHKLVGAFEKVKDKIKELRELSLEKGLTLPCLCLLFAIKQPVDYIVIGVDSREQLEEIVNCTRHAPELSVDWRGMRVEDENIILPYMWTKPT; via the coding sequence ATGGTTAACAAACTTATACTTGGCACTGCAAACTTTGGCATGAATTACGGCATTGCCTTTGGTAGACAAGTTCCTAAAGAGGAGGTTTTCAGGATACTTGACCTTGCGGTGGAGGAAGGTTTTTATGGAGTAGATACTGCTCAAGCTTATGGTACAGCAGAGAAGATATTAGGTGAATATTTTTGGAAAAAAGGAAGGTCTTTAAGGATAGTGACAAAATTACCAAATAAGGAATATGAGTGCTATGAAGATTTTAAAATGGCTACTATTAAAAGCATAGAAAATCTTAGAGTAGATAGAATAGACTATCTTCTTATTCATTCTTTCGACACATTTAAAAGAAATAAAAATCTAACAATAGAATCACTTGAACTACTAAAAACAGAAGGCTTGATAGATAATTTTGGCATCTCTGTATATCATCCGTATGAATTTTTAGAATTTATTGAGGCGTTAGGAGGATATTTTACTGTGGAATTGCCGCTTAACATTTTTGACCAAAGATTTACCTCTCATATTAATGAATGGAAGTCTAAAGGCATAAAAATTATTGCAAGGTCCATATTTCTACAAGGGCTATTTTTTATAGAGGAACATAAACTTGTGGGTGCGTTTGAAAAAGTGAAGGATAAGATAAAAGAACTTAGAGAGCTATCCTTAGAGAAAGGGCTTACACTTCCCTGCCTTTGTCTTCTCTTTGCTATTAAACAACCAGTGGACTATATAGTCATAGGTGTGGATAGTAGAGAGCAATTAGAAGAAATAGTTAACTGCACAAGACATGCACCTGAGTTATCGGTGGATTGGCGGGGTATGCGAGTGGAGGATGAAAATATAATCCTGCCGTATATGTGGACAAAGCCTACATGA
- the pseI gene encoding pseudaminic acid synthase, with translation MIEIGGRRIGEGEPVFVVAELSANHLQDLDLALKTIEAIKESGADAVKLQTYTPDTITLNVKNEHFMIREGTLWDGQYLYDLYKKAYTPWEWHEKLFNFARELGLVCFSSPFDKTAVDFLEGLGTPAYKVASFEIVDIPLIEYIASKGKPVIISTGIATLSDIEEAIKACKRVGNEQIILLKCVSEYPTPYEDANLRTIPNMRETFGVLVGLSDHTLGIAVPIASVALGAVMVEKHFILDRNLGGPDSAFSLEPEEFKAMVSAIRQVEKALGKVSYELTERQKAMRKFSRSLFVAKDIKEGEVFTEEIVRSVRPAVGLHPKYLRDILGRRARFDIKAGTPLSWELVE, from the coding sequence ATGATAGAAATAGGTGGGAGAAGGATAGGAGAGGGTGAGCCTGTCTTTGTGGTGGCTGAGCTTTCCGCTAACCATTTGCAAGACCTTGACCTTGCACTGAAAACCATAGAGGCAATAAAAGAATCTGGCGCGGATGCGGTAAAGCTCCAAACCTACACACCAGACACTATAACCTTAAATGTAAAAAACGAACACTTTATGATAAGAGAGGGCACGCTTTGGGATGGTCAGTATCTGTATGACCTTTATAAAAAAGCCTACACACCTTGGGAGTGGCACGAGAAGCTTTTTAACTTTGCCAGAGAGCTTGGGCTTGTGTGTTTTTCTTCTCCCTTTGACAAAACTGCGGTTGACTTTTTGGAAGGGCTTGGAACACCAGCTTATAAGGTTGCATCCTTTGAAATAGTGGACATTCCTCTAATAGAGTATATAGCCAGTAAGGGAAAGCCAGTTATAATCTCCACGGGCATTGCCACCCTTTCTGACATAGAAGAAGCCATAAAGGCCTGCAAAAGGGTAGGAAATGAGCAGATAATACTTCTAAAGTGTGTTTCTGAGTATCCTACACCCTATGAGGATGCCAACCTAAGGACAATACCCAACATGAGAGAAACCTTTGGAGTGTTAGTGGGTCTTTCTGACCACACCCTTGGTATAGCAGTGCCTATTGCCTCTGTGGCTTTGGGTGCGGTTATGGTGGAAAAGCATTTTATACTTGACAGAAATCTTGGAGGACCAGACAGTGCCTTTTCTCTTGAACCAGAGGAGTTCAAGGCTATGGTCTCTGCCATAAGACAGGTGGAAAAGGCACTTGGAAAAGTGAGCTACGAGCTAACAGAAAGGCAAAAAGCCATGAGAAAGTTTTCAAGAAGTCTTTTTGTTGCCAAGGACATAAAAGAAGGCGAGGTATTTACAGAGGAAATTGTAAGAAGCGTAAGACCGGCAGTGGGTTTGCATCCCAAGTATTTAAGGGATATCCTTGGTAGAAGGGCAAGGTTTGACATAAAGGCTGGAACTCCACTTTCTTGGGAGCTTGTAGAATGA
- the pseB gene encoding UDP-N-acetylglucosamine 4,6-dehydratase (inverting) gives MSFLDNKTILITGGTGSFGKTFVRYVLSHYKPKKVIILSRDEFKQWQMSKEFPEDRFPQLRFFLGDIRDKDRLRLAFDGVDYVVHAAALKHVPILEYNPFEAVKTNIIGAQNIIETAIEKGVKKVIALSTDKAVNPVNLYGATKLTMEKLFIAGNAYAGAKDTSFAIVRYGNVVGSRGSVVQLFLKLISEGCKELPITDKRMTRFWITLEEGVQLVLFALERSEGGEVFVPKIPSVRVVDLAKALCPDCSYKIIGIRPGEKLHESLIAEDEARDVRLVKHKEKEYFVILPQFSFEARALEVWKDYPKMQEGFFYRSDKNDWWLEGEELKVFIQKAMKDVEM, from the coding sequence ATGAGCTTTTTGGATAACAAAACCATACTTATTACTGGTGGCACGGGTTCTTTTGGAAAAACCTTTGTGAGGTATGTGCTTAGCCATTACAAGCCAAAAAAGGTAATAATCCTCAGCAGAGATGAGTTCAAGCAGTGGCAGATGAGCAAGGAGTTTCCAGAGGATAGGTTTCCACAGCTTAGGTTTTTCCTTGGAGACATAAGGGATAAAGACAGGCTAAGGCTTGCCTTTGACGGTGTGGACTATGTGGTGCATGCTGCAGCCCTCAAGCATGTGCCAATCCTTGAATACAATCCCTTTGAAGCAGTAAAGACCAACATCATAGGAGCTCAAAACATCATTGAGACCGCTATAGAGAAGGGAGTGAAAAAGGTAATAGCCCTTTCTACCGACAAGGCGGTAAATCCAGTTAACCTCTACGGTGCTACTAAGCTAACTATGGAAAAACTCTTTATTGCAGGCAACGCCTATGCAGGTGCAAAGGATACATCTTTTGCCATAGTTAGATATGGTAATGTGGTAGGAAGTAGAGGGAGCGTTGTGCAGTTATTCCTCAAGCTAATCTCTGAAGGTTGTAAGGAGCTTCCTATAACAGACAAAAGGATGACGCGTTTTTGGATAACTCTTGAAGAAGGTGTCCAGCTTGTGCTTTTTGCCCTTGAAAGGTCAGAAGGTGGTGAGGTTTTTGTGCCAAAGATACCCAGCGTTAGAGTGGTTGACTTGGCAAAAGCCCTATGCCCAGACTGTAGCTACAAGATAATAGGCATAAGACCAGGAGAAAAACTCCATGAGAGCCTAATAGCAGAAGACGAAGCACGGGATGTAAGACTGGTAAAGCACAAAGAAAAAGAGTATTTTGTTATCCTTCCTCAGTTCAGCTTTGAAGCAAGGGCTTTGGAGGTTTGGAAAGACTATCCAAAGATGCAAGAAGGCTTTTTCTACAGAAGCGATAAAAACGACTGGTGGCTTGAAGGAGAGGAGCTAAAGGTCTTTATACAGAAGGCTATGAAAGACGTGGAAATGTAA